In Rutidosis leptorrhynchoides isolate AG116_Rl617_1_P2 chromosome 2, CSIRO_AGI_Rlap_v1, whole genome shotgun sequence, one genomic interval encodes:
- the LOC139893978 gene encoding ABSCISIC ACID-INSENSITIVE 5-like protein 5 isoform X2, whose protein sequence is MNFKNFGNQAVAEVGGGNGRPPGPFPPATPSSFHLARQGSIYSLTFDELQNTMGSIGKDFGSMNMDELLKSIWNAEDVQTTGNNSTTQVGVGAGAGAGAGGGGGGNIQRQGSLTLPRQLSLKTVDEVWKDISKEFNGFGQPDVPQREPTLGEMTLEEFLVKAGVVREEAQLTNSHNVTNGNGLFNNLTNTQNTPGFGFQQAASRNAGVNVNNSNQIAFQTTSNLPLNVNGVRSSQQNQQQMFQNQTNLSYGGPMAIASSKPLSSPVIRNGVMGISQVNMNSNINSNSNNNMVSNGMLQGGMGVTVAGGGSPAVSSDGMGRTNGDTSSVSPSPYEFSGVSRGRKSGTVEKVVERRQRRMIKNRESAARSRARKQAYTMELEAEVSKLKEQNQELKRKAEMMEMQQNQVMEMMNTQPGAKRRYLRKTQSGPW, encoded by the exons ATGAACTTCAAGAATTTTGGAAATCAGGCGGTGGCCGAGGTAGGAGGTGGGAACGGGCGGCCACCAGGCCCGTTCCCACCTGCAACGCCCAGTAGCTTCCATTTGGCAAGACAAGGGTCAATATATTCATTGACTTTTGATGAGCTACAAAACACAATGGGTAGCATTGGTAAAGATTTCGGGTCAATGAATATGGATGAATTGTTAAAAAGTATTTGGAACGCAGAAGATGTTCAAACAACCGGTAATAATAGTACTACACAAGTAGGtgttggtgctggtgctggtgcgggtgctggtggtggtggtggtggtaatatTCAACGACAAGGTTCGTTGACTTTGCCAAGACAGTTAAGTCTTAAAACGGTCGATGAAGTTTGGAAAGATATATCGAAAGAGTTTAATGGGTTCGGGCAGCCAGACGTACCGCAAAGGGAACCGACTTTAGGCGAAATGACACTTGAGGAGTTTTTAGTAAAAGCTGGTGTAGTAAGGGAAGAGGCTCAATTGACAAATTCGCATAATGTAACGAATGGTAACGGGTTGTTTAATAATTTGACAAATACCCAAAATACCCCTGGGTTCGGGTTTCAACAGGCTGCAAGTAGGAATGCAGGTGTGAATGTTAACAATAGTAACCAAATAGCATTTCAGACAACATCGAATCTACCGTTGAATGTGAATGGAGTTAGATCTTCACAACAAAATCAGCAGCAAATGTTTCAAAACCAAACGAATCTTTCGTATGGTGGTCCAATGGCGATAGCGAGTAGTAAGCCGTTGAGTAGCCCTGTGATTAGGAACGGAGTAATGGGGATTTCGCAGGTTAATATGAACAGTAACATTAAcagtaacagtaataataatatggTGTCGAACGGTATGTTACAAGGTGGGATGGGTGTTACAGTTGCTGGTGGTGGGTCCCCTGCAGTTTCGTCGGATGGAATGGGGAGGACTAACGGAGATACGTCTTCGGTTTCACCGTCTCCGTATGAGTTTAGTGGAGTTTCGAGGGGGCGAAAAAGTGGTACGGTTGAAAAAGTTGTTGAAAGGAGGCAGAGAAGAATGATCAAGAATCGAGAGTCGGCTGCTAGATCCCGGGCTCGTAAGCAG GCCTACACAATGGAACTAGAGGCAGAAGTTTCAAAACTGAAAGAGCAGAATCAGGAACTGAAAAGAAAG GCGGAGATGATGGAAATGCAGCAGAATCAG GTTATGGAGATGATGAACACACAGCCTGGAGCAAAACGACGTTATCTAAGAAAGACACAATCTGGTCCTTGGTGA
- the LOC139893978 gene encoding ABSCISIC ACID-INSENSITIVE 5-like protein 5 isoform X1, which yields MNFKNFGNQAVAEVGGGNGRPPGPFPPATPSSFHLARQGSIYSLTFDELQNTMGSIGKDFGSMNMDELLKSIWNAEDVQTTGNNSTTQVGVGAGAGAGAGGGGGGNIQRQGSLTLPRQLSLKTVDEVWKDISKEFNGFGQPDVPQREPTLGEMTLEEFLVKAGVVREEAQLTNSHNVTNGNGLFNNLTNTQNTPGFGFQQAASRNAGVNVNNSNQIAFQTTSNLPLNVNGVRSSQQNQQQMFQNQTNLSYGGPMAIASSKPLSSPVIRNGVMGISQVNMNSNINSNSNNNMVSNGMLQGGMGVTVAGGGSPAVSSDGMGRTNGDTSSVSPSPYEFSGVSRGRKSGTVEKVVERRQRRMIKNRESAARSRARKQAYTMELEAEVSKLKEQNQELKRKAEMMEMQQNQQVMEMMNTQPGAKRRYLRKTQSGPW from the exons ATGAACTTCAAGAATTTTGGAAATCAGGCGGTGGCCGAGGTAGGAGGTGGGAACGGGCGGCCACCAGGCCCGTTCCCACCTGCAACGCCCAGTAGCTTCCATTTGGCAAGACAAGGGTCAATATATTCATTGACTTTTGATGAGCTACAAAACACAATGGGTAGCATTGGTAAAGATTTCGGGTCAATGAATATGGATGAATTGTTAAAAAGTATTTGGAACGCAGAAGATGTTCAAACAACCGGTAATAATAGTACTACACAAGTAGGtgttggtgctggtgctggtgcgggtgctggtggtggtggtggtggtaatatTCAACGACAAGGTTCGTTGACTTTGCCAAGACAGTTAAGTCTTAAAACGGTCGATGAAGTTTGGAAAGATATATCGAAAGAGTTTAATGGGTTCGGGCAGCCAGACGTACCGCAAAGGGAACCGACTTTAGGCGAAATGACACTTGAGGAGTTTTTAGTAAAAGCTGGTGTAGTAAGGGAAGAGGCTCAATTGACAAATTCGCATAATGTAACGAATGGTAACGGGTTGTTTAATAATTTGACAAATACCCAAAATACCCCTGGGTTCGGGTTTCAACAGGCTGCAAGTAGGAATGCAGGTGTGAATGTTAACAATAGTAACCAAATAGCATTTCAGACAACATCGAATCTACCGTTGAATGTGAATGGAGTTAGATCTTCACAACAAAATCAGCAGCAAATGTTTCAAAACCAAACGAATCTTTCGTATGGTGGTCCAATGGCGATAGCGAGTAGTAAGCCGTTGAGTAGCCCTGTGATTAGGAACGGAGTAATGGGGATTTCGCAGGTTAATATGAACAGTAACATTAAcagtaacagtaataataatatggTGTCGAACGGTATGTTACAAGGTGGGATGGGTGTTACAGTTGCTGGTGGTGGGTCCCCTGCAGTTTCGTCGGATGGAATGGGGAGGACTAACGGAGATACGTCTTCGGTTTCACCGTCTCCGTATGAGTTTAGTGGAGTTTCGAGGGGGCGAAAAAGTGGTACGGTTGAAAAAGTTGTTGAAAGGAGGCAGAGAAGAATGATCAAGAATCGAGAGTCGGCTGCTAGATCCCGGGCTCGTAAGCAG GCCTACACAATGGAACTAGAGGCAGAAGTTTCAAAACTGAAAGAGCAGAATCAGGAACTGAAAAGAAAG GCGGAGATGATGGAAATGCAGCAGAATCAG CAGGTTATGGAGATGATGAACACACAGCCTGGAGCAAAACGACGTTATCTAAGAAAGACACAATCTGGTCCTTGGTGA